CTGTGGCCGACGTATCCGGGCTTCGCGATCGGGTTCGTGCTCTGGGGCGTGCGCAGCGCGATCAGCTCCGGCACCAAGGAGGCGCTGCTCTACGACGAGCTGAAGGCGCTGGGCGCGGAGTCCCGCTACACCGCGCTGGCCGGGCGCGCCGCGACCGTGGCGATGCTGACGATGCTGGCCGCGAGCGCCCTGGCCGCCCCGGCGTACGCGTTCGGCGGCTACGGCCTGATCGCCGCGCTCAGCGTGCTGGCCTGCCTGGGCAGTGCCGCCGCCGCGCTCGCGCTGCCGGAGCGGCCCCGCGCGCGCCCGGTCGGGCAGCATGGCGGCGTCGGGGCGTACCTGGGCAATCTGCGGGCCGGGATCGCGGAGGTCCGCACCGACCGGCGGGTCTGGCACGCGGTGCTGATCGCCGCCGCGGTGCCCAGCCTCACCGCGCTCGACGAGTACGGCGCGCTGCTCGTCCGCGACCTGGGCGTCAGCACGGCCGGTGTGCCGCTGGTGATCGCGGCCCTGATCGCGGCGATGGCGCTGGGCAGCGCGCTGGCCGAGCGCTGGCGGGCGAGCCCGGCCGCGGTCGGCGCGAGCATCGCCGCCGCCGGGGTGGCCCTGGCCGTCGGCGCGGGGGCGGGGCAGGTGTGGGGCCTGGCGCCGATCGCGGTCTGCTTCGGGCTGCTCCAGCTGACCCGGGTGCTGACCGAGGCGAGCCTGCAGCACACGATGAGCGGGCACACCCGGGCCACGGTGCTGTCGGTGTCCGGGTTCGGCGCGGAGCTGGGCGCGCTCGGCGTGTACGCGGCGTTCGGCGCCGGATCGCTGTGGCTGCCGATCGCGCCGCTGGCGGCGCTGTGCGCGGTGCCGATCGTCCTGGTCGGGGTGCTGGCCCACCGCTGGCTGCCCGCGCCCGCCGCGCCCGGCAGGGCCGCTCCCGAGGCGGCGTAGACCTGCCCGGTACGCGCACCGTCCATGCCGGATCAGCAGACGCCTTGACACGGCATAGAAACATGTCCACGTGACCGTGGATGACGACCGCGACCGCCGGCGCGAAACCCTGCGCACCGGGCTCCGGCGCCGGGTCGCCGGGTTCGCCGTGGCGGTGCTGCTGCTGGCGATCTGCTCCGGGGCCTCGCTGGTGTGGGGTGACGCCTTCCCGGACGCCGGGGACGCGCTGCCGGAGCGGCTCGCCGCGTCCGCCGCGCTGGGCGTCGGCCTGCTCCTGCTGGGCTGGGCCGGATACGCGGCGGTCCGGGCGTACGTCACGCACTGGCGGGCGGTGCTGGAGGCCGAGATCGTGCCGGCCACCATCCTGGAGACGTACTACGTCGGCGACGGCGAGGGCGGCTACCGCTGGGACGTCCGGGTCACCGGCCGCACCCGGTCGGGGACGGTGTCCTTCAACCGCCGGGTCTACTTCGGCTACGACGACCCCGGCCCGGTCGGCTCGTCGATCATGGTGCGCTACCACGCGGGCCTGCGGCGAATCTCGACCGTCGACCGGGGTGTGCTCGCCGTGGTCACGTCCGTGCTCGGCCACCTGCTCGCGCTCGGTGGCATCGCGCTGGTGTTCTATTCGCTGTGGCGGGTCGCGGTGCTCGTCGCCGGCCTGTGGCCGTGACCGGAACCGTCGCGCGGCGGCCGCTGATCCTTCGTGTCCCGGCCATGTCGCGGGCGCTTGTTACCGCCTAGTATCTCCATCCATCGATGTCGTTGGAAGGGGAGCGTGCATGCTCGACAGGTTCAGGATCACCGGGCGATCCCTGG
The Catellatospora sp. IY07-71 DNA segment above includes these coding regions:
- a CDS encoding MFS transporter — protein: MRGRVVAGALRGPRLVRQGGRVAIGEGEHTAGVRRLGRLYATLRGCDEGVLFFPLFTLLMTDAGLSTAELTTLLMIWGGVAFLLEVPSGAWADTFSRRRLLASGAVLRGIGFAVWFLWPTYPGFAIGFVLWGVRSAISSGTKEALLYDELKALGAESRYTALAGRAATVAMLTMLAASALAAPAYAFGGYGLIAALSVLACLGSAAAALALPERPRARPVGQHGGVGAYLGNLRAGIAEVRTDRRVWHAVLIAAAVPSLTALDEYGALLVRDLGVSTAGVPLVIAALIAAMALGSALAERWRASPAAVGASIAAAGVALAVGAGAGQVWGLAPIAVCFGLLQLTRVLTEASLQHTMSGHTRATVLSVSGFGAELGALGVYAAFGAGSLWLPIAPLAALCAVPIVLVGVLAHRWLPAPAAPGRAAPEAA